The region GCACACCGCCGGCGTGAAGTAGCCCGCATCCAGCCCCACCGCCTCGACCTTGAACTCAAAGCGCTCGCGCTGGCGATCCAGCCGATCCAGATACGGCTGGCTGTCATGCACCGAGGCCGGCGTCACATGCGTATCGGTGATGATCGCGTGCTTGGCATCCACCGTGCGGTGGTCCAGATAGAAGAACCCCTTCGGCTTGTCGTCCCGCACCATGTAGCCGCTGTCCGGATCGGTCCGGCTGAGCTTGGTGTCCTTGCTAGACGGCGGCTCATCGTCGTCGCGATCCAGCGGCTTCCTGCCATGCGCGGCCCGGTCCGCATCCACTGCCGCGTTCAATGCCTCCGTGTAGGCGGCCGGCGTCTGCTCCAGCTTCACCACATCGAACTTGCCTTTGTTCGCGTTCGCCTTCAGGTGCGTGCTGTCCGTGTACAGCACCCGACCGTCGACCAGCCCGCGCTTGATCGCCTGCCGCACGATCTCGTCGAAGATCTCCTGATACACCGTCGTGTCCGTGAAGCGTCGGCGGCGATTCTGCGAGAACGTTGACGCATCCGGCACCTTGTCGGTCAGCCGGAACCGGGCGAACCAGCGATAGGCGACGTTGACCTGGACCTCACGCATCAGTTGCCGCTCGCTGCGCACCCCGAACAGGTAGCCGATGAACAACAGCTTGAACATCACCACGGGATCGAGCGCCGGCCGCCCGTTGTCCGCGCAATACAGATGCGCCACCTTCGCGCGGATGAACTCGAAATCCACCGCCGCATCGATCTGGCGCAGCAGGTGGTCCTTCGGCACGAGTTCCTCGAGCGTCACCATCTCGAGTTCGTGCTGCGTGGGCATGGGCGTCTTCAGCATCACGCCATTAAAAAACAAAAATCCCCCACTTGGCGAGGGTTTGTCAGCAATCTGAGCGCCCCTTGCGGGGCGCCTTCTTTCAGCCATGCTGGCTTCGACCTCGGCTGCGACAGCACCGTCACTGCGCGTCTTCCGGCTCGTCGTTCTTCAACGGCTCGCCGGCGCGGCCATCGACGCGCTCGCGCAATT is a window of Burkholderia mallei ATCC 23344 DNA encoding:
- a CDS encoding IS1182-like element ISBma2 family transposase, translated to MLKTPMPTQHELEMVTLEELVPKDHLLRQIDAAVDFEFIRAKVAHLYCADNGRPALDPVVMFKLLFIGYLFGVRSERQLMREVQVNVAYRWFARFRLTDKVPDASTFSQNRRRRFTDTTVYQEIFDEIVRQAIKRGLVDGRVLYTDSTHLKANANKGKFDVVKLEQTPAAYTEALNAAVDADRAAHGRKPLDRDDDEPPSSKDTKLSRTDPDSGYMVRDDKPKGFFYLDHRTVDAKHAIITDTHVTPASVHDSQPYLDRLDRQRERFEFKVEAVGLDAGYFTPAVCQGLEERGIAGVMGYRTPNHKPGMFYKRQFKYDAYRNEYVCPQGQALPYSTTNRLGYREYKSNAQICGRCPVRSQCTNSAIAVKVVTRHVWERAKERVDARRLTEWGQRIYARRKQTVERSFADAKQLHGHRYARMRGLRKVAEQCLLAAAAQNIKKIAMLLARKRKKGPAGPDWRFVRMLLRLVSGLRCSFDYPLAANPQS